The Candidatus Babeliales bacterium genome has a segment encoding these proteins:
- a CDS encoding VOC family protein, with protein sequence MNRISHISLLVHNQDEAHAFYTEKLGFVVTEGHKAEDGTWYWLTIAPTKESPVSLSLLLPQTPEDKALVGKQSGSIPLFVLLTDDCHKTAAQFSAKGVTFTKQPTNEFWGIDAVFKDIYGNLIDLCQPTEDDK encoded by the coding sequence ATGAATAGAATAAGCCACATTTCATTATTAGTGCACAATCAAGATGAAGCTCATGCTTTTTATACTGAAAAGCTAGGATTTGTTGTAACAGAAGGTCACAAAGCAGAAGATGGTACTTGGTATTGGCTGACCATAGCACCTACCAAAGAATCACCTGTTTCACTTTCTTTACTTTTACCACAAACACCAGAAGACAAAGCGTTAGTTGGTAAACAAAGTGGAAGCATTCCTCTTTTTGTTTTATTGACCGATGATTGTCATAAAACAGCTGCGCAATTCAGTGCAAAAGGTGTTACGTTTACTAAACAACCAACCAATGAATTTTGGGGAATTGACGCTGTATTCAAAGATATTTATGGTAACCTGATTGATCTTTGTCAACCAACAGAAGACGATAAATAA